From one Nilaparvata lugens isolate BPH chromosome 2, ASM1435652v1, whole genome shotgun sequence genomic stretch:
- the LOC120349680 gene encoding uncharacterized protein LOC120349680, translating to MLILYALRSFKTSKSPDVFGMSVSMFREVVDAIAVPLSASVNECLRSGNFPDFLKTSRTVPVFKKGDRENLRSCRPISKTPVFGKVIEAAIKPQLEAFFEENGLFSNMQFGFRVPGNQQWVQSTI from the coding sequence ATGCTCATACTCTACGCTCTACGCTCTTTCAAAACCTCAAAAAGTCCAGATGTGTTTGGCATGTCTGTGAGCATGTTTCGAGAGGTTGTTGATGCCATTGCAGTTCCTCTCTCTGCATCTGTCAATGAGTGCTTGAGGTCTGGAAATTTTCCTGATTTCTTGAAAACATCAAGAACTGTCCCAGTCTTCAAGAAGGGTGATCGTGAGAACCTTCGTAGCTGCAGGCCAATCTCCAAAACTCCTGTCTTTGGCAAGGTGATTGAGGCAGCGATAAAGCCTCAGCTGGAGGCTTTTTTCGAGGAGAATGGCCTGTTCTCCAACATGCAGTTTGGTTTCCGAGTTCCGGGAAATCAACAGTGGGTGCAGTCGACCATTTAG